A DNA window from Trypanosoma brucei brucei TREU927 chromosome 10, whole genome shotgun sequence contains the following coding sequences:
- a CDS encoding ATP-dependent DEAD/H RNA helicase, putative, whose protein sequence is MLTVCPLSFFTRALLVCFKSLTRLSPPCAPILPLTKKKRYLKMHGMNFGQGGHQQFNPNANPWARAPAFGEAGHQVGYNNYGGYQQRPREGFDGPSRGRGEFIRRNVPYQGETSGHGYHREEPADEDIFKDHTPGINFDQHGEVNMTITPNDIAPVLSFSEMNMVPVLLENVKRCGYTKPTPVQSLGIPTALNHRDLMACAQTGSGKTASYLIPAINEILLNISNRPPYSPGSHSSPQALILAPTRELSLQIYGEARKFTYHTPVRCVVVYGGADPRHQVHELSRGCKLLVATPGRLMDMFSRGYVRFSEIRFLILDEADRMLDMGFEPQIRMIVQGPDSDMPRAGQRQTLLYSATFPVEIQRLAREFMCRHSFLQVGRVGSTTENITQDVRWIEDPDKRQALLTLLRENEGKLVLVFVEKKRDADYLERFLRNSELACVSIHGDRVQREREEALRLFKSGACQVLVATDVASRGLDIPNVGVVIQYDMPSNIDDYVHRIGRTGRAGKVGVAISFFNEKNRNIVDDLIPLLNETNQVISPEVRALAKRPNNNNNNNNRGGGGGGYRGFGRGGNSGGFGMGGGRGGGGGGGGYRGGRGGNSGGFGMSNVFGRGGNSGGFGMGGGRGGGGGGGGGGFGSGGFGASGGNMRGMFGGGGGGPTM, encoded by the coding sequence ATGCTAACTGTTTGTCCTCTGTCCTTCTTTACACGAGCGTTACTTGTTTGCTTTAAATCTTTGACACGTCTTTCACCACCTTGTGCACCCATCTTGCccctcacaaaaaaaaaaagatatttgaAAATGCACGGCATGAATTTCGGCCAGGGCGGCCATCAGCAGTTCAACCCCAACGCCAACCCGTGGGCACGCGCCCCAGCATTTGGCGAAGCCGGCCACCAGGTTGGGTACAACAACTATGGTGGTTATCAGCAAAGGCCGCGCGAAGGTTTTGATGGCCCCTCCCGTGGTCGTGGCGAATTTATCCGTCGCAACGTGCCGTACCAAGGGGAAACCTCCGGCCATGGCTACCACCGTGAGGAGCCAGCCGATGAGGACATATTTAAGGATCACACTCCGGGCATCAACTTTGACCAACACGGAGAGGTGAATATGACTATCACGCCAAACGACATTGCGCCAGTGTTATCGTTCAGTGAAATGAACATGGTTCCGGTGCTGCTGGAAAATGTGAAACGCTGTGGGTACACCAAGCCAACGCCTGTGCAGAGCTTGGGTATTCCAACAGCGCTCAATCATCGGGATCTTATGGCGTGTGCACAAACTGGTTCGGGGAAAACAGCTTCGTACCTTATTCCTGCTATCAACGAGATACTGTTGAATATTTCGAACCGCCCTCCGTACAGCCCGGGCAGCCACTCCAGCCCCCAAGCCCTTATCCTTGCACCAACGAGGGAGCTTTCCCTTCAGATCTATGGAGAAGCCCGCAAGTTCACCTACCATACGCCTGTCCGCTGTGTAGTCGTCTATGGCGGTGCTGATCCACGCCACCAGGTACATGAGCTCTCCCGCGGGTGTAAATTGCTTGTTGCGACCCCTGGACGACTTATGGATATGTTCTCTCGTGGATACGTCCGCTTCTCTGAAATCCGCTTCCTGATATTGGATGAAGCTGATCGAATGCTGGATATGGGATTTGAACCGCAAATTCGGATGATTGTTCAAGGTCCAGACAGTGATATGCCAAGGGCAGGTCAGCGCCAAACTCTGCTCTATTCTGCCACTTTTCCCGTTGAGATTCAGCGGCTCGCCAGGGAGTTTATGTGCCGCCACTCGTTCCTTCAGGTTGGACGCGTGGGCTCCACAACGGAGAATATCACTCAGGACGTTCGCTGGATTGAGGACCCGGACAAGCGTCAGGCGCTACTCACGTTACTTCgtgaaaatgaaggcaaGCTTGTTCTCGTTTTTGTCGAAAAGAAGCGTGATGCCGATTATTTGGAGCGTTTCCTGCGCAATAGCGAGTTGGCGTGCGTTTCTATCCACGGCGATCGTGTGCAGCGTGAGCGCGAAGAGGCTCTCAGGCTGTTTAAGTCAGGCGCTTGTCAAGTTCTTGTCGCAACAGACGTAGCTTCTCGCGGACTCGACATCCCCAATGTCGGGGTTGTGATCCAATATGACATGCCGAGCAATATTGACGATTACGTGCATCGCATCGGCCGCACAGGCCGTGCTGGCAAAGTGGGCGTCgccatttcattttttaacgAGAAGAACCGCAACATTGTGGATGATCTCATTCCACTTCTCAATGAGACCAATCAGGTCATTTCTCCTGAAGTTCGTGCACTGGCCAAGCGccccaacaataataacaacaacaataaccgCGGAGGTGGTGGCGGCGGTTATCGCGGTTTCGGGCGTGGTGGCAACAGCGGTGGTTTTGGAATGGGCGGTGGTCGCGgtggcggcggtggtggcggtggttaTCGCGGCGGTCGGGGTGGCAACAGCGGTGGTTTTGGAATGAGCAACGTTTTCGGGCGTGGCGGCAACAGCGGTGGTTTTGGAATGGGCGGTGGTcgcggcggcggtggtggtggcggtggtggcggtttCGGCAGCGGGGGATTTGGAGCATCGGGAGGAAATATGCGCGGGATgtttggaggaggaggaggaggccccACCatgtaa